In Phalacrocorax carbo chromosome 1, bPhaCar2.1, whole genome shotgun sequence, the genomic stretch ATCTCCAAAGCTTGTCTCCATCACTCCTCTGGCTGCTCAGGGAGAACCAAGAGAGAAATCAGAGAGAAAATATGCTGAGATTCAGTCACCAACCCGCTGGATGAAACACACAACAAATTGGCCAAGGATATCCAAGCCAATGTGTGTTGTACAATATTTTTTGTAGCGATCGGTGCTGTCCTGCTGCAGGAGTGACGGCACCATTCTCAGGGAACACTGGTGATGGCCAGGCCAAGTCTCACTGATGCTAATTGCCTGCATTGGTAGCACCAGAGCATCTTCACAGGGGATACATTACACTGCTACTCATTTTTGGAATGGTCTGTGCTACCAGAGCTATGTTCAATGGTCCACAGTGTAAAATCAGGAGCTCTGCCCTTCCGTATCATGCCCTGCTATCACCCCTTCTGCCTGCACTGGGGGCCAGGGCACTGACACCCTGTcatgatccactgttgggttgaacagtttggcagaggttaaatCCCCTTGCTTTGCAActgacctcagataattctgggagtttgggggcagctgggcttaatTTCTGATTAACTCCAATGTATTATCatgactaggttccttttacattctcagaattaagactcaaaacggagtcaagtgcttagtcactttatttggccagaaacagatacaggagagaaaagcacagaaagagaagggaaaaagaaaaagtgaaaagcagaatgagagggagaaagagtGAGAGGAGAAAGAGTGGGACTGTTGCAACAGCTACCACCACAGATCATGCGGCAATTTGTCCGTCCGCCCAGGCAGTCCCTGCAGTCCGAATGGTCTGATGTATCATTGAGTGCAGTGGTGGGGGGGAGGTTCCAGAACACTCACCCCCTGCCTTTActggtttttccttttatatggTTGCTCTCTTGCATAGTCAGTAACTGTTCTGCATACCCCTGCCTCCCACTCAGCAGTGGGGCACATGCCCAGTACTGTTACCAGGGGGTGcttgaaagttctagagggttGAGCCCCCCTCCTCCCATGTGTTGCCAGTCGGCCTTGGGCCCGGGCGTATGCGTGGAGGACGAGCACTCCGAGATAACGGGGCGCACATTCCTGCTGCATTGaccttggtgattaaactgttcTGTTCAGCTGCCATAGTGATTAGGCTATAGTAGTGAAACTTGCttgccaacaatgttgagacaagtttttAGTCCCTGACGCACCCCTCCTTCAGCTCTCCTGCACCACTTCGAAGTGGAGATCAACTCAttattcctgctttttaaaCTGGAAATGGAGCGGAGAGAGGTGAAACACCCTGACATAGATACATAGTGATATGTAAAATACACCCCAGCCTCCAACATCAACCGTGTCTcaccctcttccctcctctccttgcTGAGCTACAGAACTAGACAAGAGCTGCAGACACACTGCCAGACTGAGTTTCCACCTCCTTATGCCATCCtctaccatgaaaaaaaattttaaatgctaCCCTTAGATATTAGATCTGTTTTACACCCCTTGCCCATGGAGCCAACGAGGGTACAGGACGATGACTCTTGTTCTCCCCCCTCGTTCCCCACAGCTGAGCTTCCTCTGCAGGCTTTTCATCCCGCCGTGAAGAATCCCTGACTGCAtttcaaaaaggaaggaaagcaaagtgAATCTGCCAGGCACAGCTTGCTGTGCCAGCTGTCGGACAATGGCTTTGCATCCCAGGAGGAAACTGGCTGTGCCAAAGCCTGGACTTTCAGGCAGGGACCATCAGCACTACCACTACCACCTCCTCCGAGTCACCCTCGGGTGGGCTGTGCCCCAAGGGTCCTTCATTAGTACGGGGCTAAGGGGGAGGCACCCTGCCTGGCAAAAGGGTGCAGTGAAGGTGGGGCACGCAGAAGAGGGAGTGGGGCGAATCTCTGTGTCCTCACAGGAAGGTGGGGGTCAGCCCTGCTGAGGGAATTCTGTCAAGGGATGGCCATGAAACCTGCTGGGTACAAGGAAAATAGCTGTGGGATCAGTGGTAGCTCATCTGGACACACTGAACCTCACTCAACAGGTACCGGTGTCACCTGAAGCCTGCAGCGAGAGAGGGGACAGCGACCATGTCCCTGACTGGACACTGAAGCCCTTCTGCAGGGCCAGAGAGCAGGCAACGGGGAGTAGCAGGGGGATGAAAGAGGAGAAACACCTTTTAAAtagctgctgcagcttttaGCTTTTTTCTACACCCTCAGCAGCCCAAAAGCAGCATTGTCCAAATTGCGTTTTTATGCCCCCTAACCCAGGAGCTGGCTCTCATTATTTATTGCATCTGCCTGCCTCCCATCTTTAGGATGCGTCTGTCCTGGATtcatcttcccttccccccactgAACTCAACAACCAGAAATATCCTGTAATCTCTTCTGCTTCACCTGTAATTTGTCTCATGCTGGCAACGAGCAGAACCGTCTGCCTTTGTCAAGATCAAAAAAGCCATGGCAGCCATGTGATATCAGCTTACATTAAattcccccccccgccttcccTCTCCAGCTTGCTGCAGGGGGGGAGATGTGTTTTTGTCCTCCTGTggccttcttcctcctcctggcatgTCTCCTGCCATTTGGAGGTGCCCTGGTTGAAGGGGCGGAGagagccagctccagcaggcagctgagggGGTCCTGGACCCTCCTCCACACAGAGCTAGAGCCAAACCAAGGAATGAGGCAAAGAACAAGAGATGCAGAAAGGCCACTGAGGGACATTGGACCTCCAAGGGCTTTACATCACTGCATGTCATCCTCCCACTTGACCTTGGAGTGAGAAAAGCTCAGCCTACACCCAGAACCGCAGTGCTGCTTCACAGGCTCCTTCCTGCCTGTACCATGGGCAGGGGAGCACGGGGCTGGGCAGAGGCCGGCCAGCCAGCGGGGGCGAGGGGCAAGGTGCCCAGGAAGGGTAGGATGGAGGttggggctgctggagctgctgcaaaaCCTCACACAGGACAATTCAGCATGCAAAGCCAGGCGCTGCCGCTGTATGCTGTTAGGGAAACTCCTTTCCCTAGCTATTGTATCAAGCGGTCCTTGTAGTATGAAAGCATATTAACTTTGTTAACATATTAGTTCACCTTAATACACTGCGATCTAAGGAGGTAGTGGAACTTTACTGGAGTACTGTTCAGGCTTGAGCAAAGGGTCATCGCAAGGGCCAGGGGGACAGCCCAGCCCTGGAAATAAGGACTCTGCTTCTCAGGAGCTCAGGGCTGGGCAGCCAAGGCGAGGCCAGCATCCCCTCACGCCTCTTTGAAACCCTCGAGCACCGCCTGGCGCCATCGGTGAGCGCCTCGGGCACGGCTGACCGCCGGGACGCTGCAGGAGCACGGCCACCTTGCACAGTTTTACTGCGAGTAGCAACCGGTAGCGCGGTTATTAGCCGTTAACGGAGCCGTGTGGCACCTGGGCGCTGGGGGGAGACAGAGCCCTGCCCCACCCAGGACACCTCCGTACCCACCCCACACACacgcaaccccccccccccccccgcgcctgACTAAAAGGCGCACGCGCcagcggccccgcccccgctgcGCTACGTGGCGCCGGTTTGAATTGCGGCGGACGGCGCTGTCTCCCGTGGGGTGGATGGCGTTGCTGCGGCCCTTTGACAAGCTTCCGGCGCTTAACTCCGCTGTCTTACTGGTAGGTCTGGTGTTGCCGCCGCCCGCCACCCCCGCCATCCCCTCCCGGGGCCCGGCCCTGCTGTCGGCGTTCCCCCCGGACCGCGCTTCAGCGGCAACGGCCGCGCCTCAGCAGCAACGGCGGGGATATGCACCCGAGGCCCGCGGGGTAGGCCTCCGCCCCGGCGGCGGTTCACGCGtgggcccggggcggcggcagggGTCGGGCCTCGGGGCGCCGGCGGTTCGCGCGTGGGCCTCGGGGCAGTGGCGGGGCTGTCCCCAGCTGGGCGCCGTTTCGCGGGCGGCTTCTGACCGCGgtctttccctcctctcctgtccGCGCAGCTGGTGGGGTCGGATGAAGACCTCCAGCAGAAGCTGGCGGCGGCGCTGCTCCGGGAGAAGAAGAACTTCAGGATCAGTATGTgagtggtggggagggggaagggctGGCCGCGGGGCCGTGCGGGGGCCCTCTGCCATCTCGGAGCCGAAGCAGCGGCTGCGATGCGAGTTCACGCAAAGTTTCCTCCCGAGAGAGGCGCGCACCGAAATGGCTCACGAGCGCCGCTTCCGCGCGGGCGGCGGCAGTTGGAACTGCGGGGCGTTCGTTGCGGAGGAAGAGCTCGCTCTTGTGAACGCCAGGGCGCGCCGCGGCGCAGGCGTGGCTGGCACCTGCAGGAGGCGGGCCGCCCTGTCCTCCGGGCGAGCAGTTTGAGCGTGGTTAGGTGCGCGGGTGGAAATAATTCTCACGTTCATCATGTTCGTTATGCACGTACCGTTGCCCTTTGCGTGTCGCACAGGGGTTTGATTAGTAAGTCGCGAGGGCATGGGAGGAGCACAgatacttcccccccccccccgggatacAGCCATATACAGGAATGAAACGTCTCGGGACAAACTGGGGCAAGTACAATGCTAGCAACTGCTTGAAAGCAAACAAGTTTTCACGGCAGATGTCCGTTACCTTTGGTGCTCTTCATAgctgttttctggtttgtgtgCATGCACGTGCTGTTCCTCCTTGAGCTATTAAGATGCATTTGGAATTTTAACTTTAGCTGCATGACGAGCCCTGTCTTAAAAGCTCGATTAACTAACTTTTTATGATATAATGTTCTTGACAGCTCTCTTGCCAAGACCAAATGAGTTTAGTCAGCTCTTCAGAAGGTGTTTGTGTTACTTCACTGCTGTAATCCAAGGCTATGCAGTAAAGGCAAACCTGAGCTAATGTTCTGCTGGCCACTTAGAGCAACTGTACTGCTCTGATCATGGCACGTTTGTCCTAACTAATAGTAAATTAATTACCCAATTTTCTATGCAAattctgcagcctctgctgagCTGTGGAGTGCTGTAACTAGGTGGCTGCTGGTACTACAGCTGGGTAATGGCCCAAAGGCATGGAAAATTATGCTTTACTATAGAGCAAGATAATTCCCTGCACCTGTATCACTGGGGAAACAAGTCCATGAGGATGCAGAAATCTGTGacagttttttcctgttccccccccctccccccccggtgTTGCTTTGGGATTGTACACATTACAAACAAATATGGTATCTTGTCTAAGTGCCAGATAGAGCTGCTGGGAGAAGTTTTGCAGGGCTGGGATTTTGTGTCTCTTAccactaggggaaaaaaaggcttctgCAGTGCATATCTAGAGGCTGCTGCCATCATCTAGTGATGTTGGTTTAAATGTAGTAGAATTCCAAATCATggaggttttttgttctttgggtttttctttccccagacaATGAGGTCTGATGCTTTCCTTTCACCACAGCTTCTCCCTAAATTTCATCTTAAATTTATaagcttgtttgttttgcagtgtGTCTTTCAAGCACGCTTTGCTCATATCTTGCATTAGtttcagaatgtttttaatCATACCATCCTTATTTATAGGAAACAACACCTTTATTTGGGGACTGGCAGACAGAACTACAAACTGCATATGAATAATGGAAGGGAATGCGTACCATGGTctgtggctgctggggaaaACTCTTAAGTCCTTGAGATTTAATTGCTAGAAGTAATATTCCCCAAGGAGACCAAAATCACTGTTTCTCTCTTGGCTTCCAGAGAGGAAGTAGATTGCGAGAGAGACTGAAATTTTGTCCAATCTGTCTTTTCAGGTGACCTTCTAAAAATATGGTGGTGATAATATCCTTCCCTGTGGAAGGCCCAGATATGCACTACTGaagcctttttggttttttattttttttatttgtagtgGAGAAGAGACACAAAATCCCCACCTTGTAATTCTTCTTCCAACAGCTGTATCAGCAGCAGTGGTAACTGTGTGGAAAGACACCTAAACTAACCTAGTAACTCCTGACACAGTGAAAGGGATAAAAGGGGGATAATGGTATAATAGAAGCTCTTTCTGAGTTATAACTTCATCTATAAAGCTATACTGGTGATACATTTTTGGCTTAAGGCTTTGTGAATGCAACACACCATTCTGTAACAGAGACACCTGAGAAGGTCACCTCTCCTGTGGGAGTGTGAGAGCAGTATCTTCGGAATGTGACAGGAAAGCACTGGCGCATTTTAACTGAATCTTGGCAGCAAAATATACCAGTAAAGCGTAGGGGTTTGCTTTGTTAGAAAGGACTCTTATTAACTAAATAAAATGACTGCCATACGGATCTGTGcggaaaaatgtttctgtgggtCTTCTTATGCTCTAATAAGCTTCCCATTATAAATAACCTTGTCTAGCAAGTATCATTGTGGCTGTCAGCAACTATGAGTAGGCCTAAGATATGAGAACACCACTTAAACAATTACAGTGTCTCTTCAGTGCCTACGTATTTAGTAATTGGCAGGCTTCATGGGAACTTGCTACATGGTGAACTGCAGTGGTTGTGTGGTTACGGTTAAGTGGATACTGCCTTGCCAAGCTATTTGGTTAAACTGGTAAACTTGTTATCTTTCAGTCACATTGCTACATCCCTCCCCTTACCTTCAGAGAGGGGTCACCTTCGGCCCAGGATAGATCTGATTGTGTTTATGATTGACATCAAGAACAAATACAGGTAAAAGAAGGGCAAAAACATGGGGGGGGGAACAGATATATTTTCTTGGTTTGATGGGTAAATCTCTACTTTTTTACTGTGTCAAAATCGCTGAATAGTAGATTTCAAACCCAAGACTTGCTGTAGTGGGAGAGCTCAGTAATACATACAGTGGTTTTCTGGCCTCCAGCAATTGACTAGGGATGAACCTCTCTGTCCAGTAACATTCCTGTCATGCACTAAGCTGCCGTagcagagaaggcagaattTATTCCTGGATCTAGACATGGGATGGTATGAGCTGAGCTTTGGAAAGATGCTGTCCGTAAAATTAGATGGAAGCAATGGTGGTGCTGTTAAGTTCTGTAATGTGCAGATGGCTGATGTGCGCTGGGCAGTGCTGCCTAATCACCAGCCAGTTGCTGCGTCTGTGTCCCTAGTTCACTGATACTACTGGTCAAGTGGGATCAGTACTATAGATGTCTTTAGGCAAAAGGGAAGAGTCTGCAGGGATTGGTCCGTTTTCTCTCATTTTGTGCTCATCTTTGTAGAAATTATATTTGTGTCCCCAGGTCACAAGTAAAGACTTTCTAAGGCACAAAAGTCAGCGTTTTATTACTTAACTTGTGACTGATGATCCTGTGCTTCATTTACCAAAAATGACAGGCCCAGCTGCATGCTTACAGCACAGATAGTGCTGCAGAAATGAGTGGGCTAGCTCTTCTGAAAGAGCCGAAGTAGTGCTGAAGTCTCGTTGGGTGTTGATGAATTTGGATGCTTAGTGTCTGCAAATCATGGAGGACACTGTTCAAACTAAGTCTAACTGTTGAATCTTGGGTAGAAAGGATATGTTATAGATTATTAACCAGCTGTGGGTATTACAGAGGTCTCTGCTGCCACAATTTTAGCATAGAGCAGAACTCTGCCAGCTCACAGATCGGCAGATGTTACCATCTTTGGTTTTCTAATTGTGTTTCTGAAAGTTATTCCCTTTGTCCTTATGCTGCACTAGTTTTACCTCCCTGTCCAACTGGATTGTCTGTGCTTTTCTGACAGCTTGAAGAATGTTGAAGCTTCTCTAGCTCATGTGGATGCCAACTTCTTCCTGGGGAAAACATGCTTCCTTGTCACTGGGGGTATGTATGACATgtgccctcttcttcctcttggaCCAGCACAACTCATGGTTGCTTTCCTTAAAACAGGGCAGTGACttaatttgaaacaaaacaaaggcaacCAGCAGCTTTGTCAAAAGCTTTGTTCAAATCATATCTGAACTTGTCTgccttttttaaattgtttttttgtAGATAAAACATGGTTCTCTTTCTCATGTTCACTTGctctctcctttttgtttttgccAGTGAGACCTCTCTTCTCTGTCCCTAATCCCTGAATGAAATTACtgttattgatttttatttttttcctgtggcattGCAGAAGTATGTTCTATCTGCTCTTGCAGATCTTTCTTAATGATAATCTTAATGAGCAGTGAGGAGCATATGATACTGTGGTAATAAAATGAATCTAAATGGATGAGCTACTAAACTGTTAAGTATAGTTCTAATACAAGGCTGGTATTCCTGCTGTGTGCTGTCTGGCTCTCTTGTGCCTTTAATCTCTCTCCCTGCCTGACACTCCCCCCAcctaccccccaaaaaaaagcagagagggtGCTTTCCTCCATACCCTCTCTACTTCAGCTCTGAGGAACTGGAGGGGGCAGTCTGTACTGCTCAGTGTTGGAACTGAGGCACTGTGTCCCTGGAATTTGGGGGTCAAGAGGCCTAATTCTGGGGTGGAGAAGAGTCTTGGCATTGTCTTGTGTTATTGCTCTCCTGATGGAGTGAAGTCCTTGCAGACATCACCCTGTGATATCACATGAGCCGGGGGGGTGGCTTCTGATTAACAAGTAGAAGATTCTGCCTCCCTGATAGTGTCCTGATCCCTTATCCAAAATGTTGATGTTACAGTACTCAGTAAAGTGGCACTACTGTTCCTGCTGTCCGTATTATGAACAACTTCAGTGCTAATTCCACTGAGTCTTGTACCATTCTGTTTGTACTGCTCACTGTTGCACCTTCTATGGTGCTTTCAAAACTAGCTCTGGATTGTTTTGCAGATGTGGAATTTCCCGGtacttttcttcactgaatgTTGATTATGAGGCTTGTAATGTGGGAAACCTTTTTTCTGTAGTCGGAAGGGTGAATTGCTGCAGCGTAGACATGAATGATGTCTGGAAACTGGGAGAAGTCTACTGCAGTCCTATGCTATTCTGTGAGGTGGAGGTAAGGTGTTTATTTGGTGTCTGAAGGGATTTGTGAATTCCACTGCTCTGATCCTTAGGAACATTGTTACATTAGcaataaatatatgtatgtatgctACTGTCTTGCATAAGTGTCAGAGACCAGACCCTTTCCACAAGAACAGTAGGGGTACAGGAGTGTAACTCTCCTTGAAATGAGTCTTCTAGATTACCTGCTCCTTCCTGTGCTACCTCAAAGCCTCAGGAAGCCAAGTCTAAGTTAACAAAGACCTCTAATACGCAAAGCCTCCCTATGCTTGTTCCTtgaggcatttttcttttcctgggagCCCAATAGCTGTTATTTGCCATGTGACACACTTGCCCACGTAATGCTTCCTGTTAGCCAGGCTTTGTTGCTTCACAGACTGTTTTGCCATCTGATACACCACTCCTTCCAATTACCTGCTTGGTCTGAAAAGCTGGAGGGGAGAATTTGGCATTCAGTGGTAGCATGCTTTACTTTTCTGTGTACTCAGCATTCTACTCTCGGAAACTGCTTCCCTACCAGCAGGTAATATCTGTGCCTTTGGCAAGGCTTTCAGGGTTTTCAGCTGCCAACACTGTACCTTCCTTAACATTAGGGGAGTAAATGggcctgtttggggttttcgGCAGCTAGCTGCCCTGAACTGTACTTAATGCCTGCTCTGGTTCTTTCTTTTATCACAGGTtagcactgcttttcttttctattgaTTAAGTAATTTCTctattttgtttccagttgGAAGGAGTACGAGTTGCCACTGCTCAGCGACTTCTCCGGATGTTACAGATCTGTGCTGGTCATGTACCAGGAGTTTCTTCCTTGTCCTTTGGCTCACTGATgaggagctctgctgctgactAGCTTCTCATTGTGAGAATTCAACCATGTTCATCAGCTTTTTTCACTTTGGGCATTCAAGCTGCTGCAGTTGGAATCACACTGGGAAGCTTTTTTTTACCTGACTTGTCATGACTGCTCATCCAGGGCTGTTCCTAGTTGCTGATCTCTCAAGAAAAGCTTGATTCCTGTTCTGTAGATTGATGTATAGATGCTGTGGGGAAGACAGTTTGAATCGGGGTTCAGATGTAATAATGGATAGGAATCCCCATTTCATGATCAAGTTTGACCTTCGCCCACTTTGCCAGTGACAAGGAGCTACTTGTTTTACTGAAAGAATGTCAGAACAGGTCACTATCCCAAATGCCACATGTCATGGGTGAGTATCTTAGTTTTAGTGTCCACAAAGTACTAGAGAAGAGGCAGTAGcctcctgctttcttttgtATGGAAATATAGCACCTTGGATTAATGTGAAAGCTCGCTGCCAGGTTTTGTCTCCCCACCAAGAGAACACATGGTAGGAAGGCTGTCCTGCAGCTTCTGGATAGACTGCAGCTGGCTGTTAATGATCCAGCTGGGTGAGCATCTACCCAGTGAAGGGCTCAGTATTTCCATGCCTGATACCTAATTGGGGAAGAAAGGACTAAAGATAATCTGGCACAACCCTAGAAACCCAGCCTCTGGGGCTGACCAGAGATGAAATGCAGCAGAATCGACTACAGGAACATAGGGAAAACACCTTGTCTCTTGCAAGGTGGGCATATGCTGTGTATAGTCCCTTAACTAACAGGTTCTTATCAGAAGTAATTAATGTCTTATTATTACAGCAAGTTGGTAGTGTGTTTTGGAGTTCTAAGTTAATAAAAGTGTATACTATTTAATAATTAGTTGTATGTTCTTTGTTTAGGTCTATGGCATGGGCTCTAAAACCTATGAATGCTTGCCCCAGTTGGCCCTGGCAGTGAGGCTGGTCCTTGCTGGCAGTTCGAGCTTCCACTTAGTTCATGGGCTGCAGTCACGGTTTCAGCCACATGGTGGTGGCAAAAGCTTTTGAGATACAATCCTTGCTATATGCTGAGCTGAGCCACCTTCCAGAATACAGTGTTTCTTGGAATGCTGGGATGTTTCTTACCCAGAATTGCATGCCAGGTAGAAATAAAGCCTAGATAGAATGTGTTAAGCTCTCCTCTCGTTGAATTTATTTAATCCCTGATAGTCTGCTTTAATGTTCCTAGGTGCAGAGCTCTAGCTGCGTGTGCTGTTTTACTTAGCTTGTTTCTGACATCTGTCTGTGagcatgaaaaagcagaaagcagcactgcaggcttAATCAGCTGTGAGTGTTGGCAGTCCTTGCAAAGACAGCTCAGCAAGGCACAAAGCCTGTATCCTTGCTCAGAGGACACACAAATCCTAGCTCCAGTTGTATTGTTGCTGCCGGGGGAGGGCTAGGTTGTTTGTCAGCTGGAACAAAAGGAGCTAAACCATTCAGCTGTGTTATGGTGCCCAAAAGGACTGGAGTCTGGCTAAAACCCAAAGGAGAACAACATGTGCAAACTCTTGCGGCTGTGTAAGGAGGATTGGGAGCTTAATGGCCGTGCCCTACTTTCAGCTAGCTTTGTGAAGGTACTAGCCAGGACTTTGCCACCAGAGAGGGGTAATCATGCTGAGAAACAAGTATCTCTGTTGGTTGTGCTGTCTCAGCCTTGCTCTCGCTTTGGGTCCCTCAAAATAAATGAGACCATGGTTTAGAATAGACTAGTTTCGATTTGCTCTTGATGTGCAGGTGCagtctgggggagggaaggaagggctgCGGCATGAAATGAGCCATTCTTTCATGTCTTCCGCAACTGCTATAAGGTAAGGAGACTCTTCTGTCTCCCAGGTCACTCTCCAGTTGCCTCTAATAACTATGGGACTTGGGTAAAATCCCTTTGGCCTTGAGTAATTTCGCTGTGCTTTCTTAACTGGTGAAAACGAAACTTTCTTTGGTTCACCCAGAATGCTTTGTAGAAACCCACACGTGCTACTGTCCATTCCTTCAAAcatagaggttttttttccactgctgtgtttcagatgTGGTATTTCTTTCCTTCGACTgctttcaaagaagaaagatgcTGTTTGTACTTCCTACAGGTGGCCAAATCCCAGCTGGTACAAAAACATCTAGTTCCTTAAGAGCACCATCTCGCTTCATCTTGgggcaaatatttttcttactcttAGGAAAAAGTGTTTACTAGAACTGGCAGGGGAAGTGGAGCATATCTAAGAATATGACACTGTGTCTCAGGTCCATCATGTTCTACAACCGAAAGTAGTTGGGACACATCTAAAGCTACAGCTTCAACGACGTAAATACCTCTAGGAATTGTCAGCTATTACTTTAGACAGCCATAACACTGCCCCTACAAGAGAAGGCAAGGCAGCTGAGGATATCTCTCATCTGGATGGAGTAGCCAGGGCTAATGTTTGATAAAGGTCTTACGAAAGTAGTACttggatggggatcagaggcACGGGAGGCCTGAAGCTGAATTAAGGCTAGTGACTCAGGTTCTGTTGTGTTTAAACACCATGGAAGAGCTTGCCAAGCtggctgaaatataaactaacagaaatattttggagctacttgctttctcttcctctctctgttgCCTCAGTTCCCTATCCCTGTGGAGGCTTACAAAGAGAAATTCCCCTTTCTGTGGCAGAAGTACCTGTGAGCCTTGCTGGTTTGACTGTTTCAGTTGTTGATGTGTTTTTGTTTATCAGCTATGTCAGCAAAATTAGTGTAAAGTGACTTAGAATAAAATACCTTCTACCAGTTGCACTGGTGTAAGCTATGGTCatgcagtgcttttttttttttgggtggaaTTGAATGAGGCTATAATAGTCTCTTCTGCTACGGCAGGCTGACCCACAGGATTTTGCCTTCAGTCCAGTCACTTGAAGAAGATTTTGTATCCTCAGCCTGTTAGCTGAGCTGCTCACGGAGGTGCTCTGTGAGAGATTTCAGCACAAATCAGCTTGGATGGCATTACCTTTTGGGATTATAGCTCTCTGCTAGCCCAGGCTTTCCAAGGGaaggggtggggttttttgctggcTTTGACACACCAGCAGTTAAATCAGACCAACTTTTAAGCGTGGTAAGATGTGATAGGAGAG encodes the following:
- the CENPM gene encoding centromere protein M; this encodes MALLRPFDKLPALNSAVLLLVGSDEDLQQKLAAALLREKKNFRISIHIATSLPLPSERGHLRPRIDLIVFMIDIKNKYSLKNVEASLAHVDANFFLGKTCFLVTGVGRVNCCSVDMNDVWKLGEVYCSPMLFCEVELEGVRVATAQRLLRMLQICAGHVPGVSSLSFGSLMRSSAAD